The following nucleotide sequence is from Streptomyces bathyalis.
TCATCGGCACCCACGGGCAACGAGGCCGCCTCGTCATCCAGGCCAAGCACACCACAGTCGCCGGCAAGGTCCGCTCCTCGGTGATGTACCAGGTGAAAGGAACCGCCGGCCCCGTCCACCGCGCCGAGACCGCCGTCGTCGTCACCAACGGATCCCTCACCCGCGACGCCCAAGCATGGGGCAACCGCCACCACGTCCACTGGATCGACCGCGACCGCCTGCGCACCTGGGCCGAAAGAGGCACCCCACTCCACGACTTGCTCCGCCGACCCCAGCGACATCACCAAGGCCGCACAGCTGGCCACGCCGCCTGACCACCCACTGCCCTCACATCCCGGCCAGCAGGACGCGACATGCCTGTCCCTGCTGGCCAACCAACAACCTTGCTGTCGGCCACCGTGCAAGGCGCTGTGTCACCGCCCCGAACACCCCATGAGGAGCTCCCGTGTTCGAAGACCTGAGCCGGCGCGGCGCACATCCCCTCCCTCGGCCCCCGCCCCGTCCAAGGCATACAGCGTGGAGGACCGGCGCCGGACACACCCCAATTCATACAAGCGATGGCAGCCCGAGGACGACGAACTCCTCGCCAGCCGCTGCGCACAGGGCGCCTCACTGCAGGAGCTGGTCGCGGAGTTCGGGCGCAATGAAGGAGCGATCTGCAGTCGGCTGGGCAAGATCGGCGCACAGGGCCCGGCAGCCGATCATGCAAACTCATGGCTGTCTAACCTCACGGGGTGACGTGTCAGTTAGTTGCTCGGAGCTCGCCCTTCCGCCTCACCTTCTGAGAGTCCGGCCAGTCCGAGCCGGGTGAACGGGTCGAGGGGCGACAGCAGCCGATGACGGTGGAGGCGTTGATCGCTTCATCGGTCCCTTGCGTTTGTGTCCGCGCAGGGGCGGCCGCCGGCCGCGGCCGCAGGTACCAACGCGGGCACGTGCGTGGAGCGCGGCTGCGTGATCCTGCCGGTCGGCGGGGCCCTCGAAGACGAGCTGTGCAAGCCCGACCGCGTCGCGCTTCGCGGTCAACTACCCGCAGCCGTCGTCGACTTGAGCACCGGACCCCCCGCCGACGACGCCGGACTGGCGAAGGGTGCCAGGCGTCGACGTGCTCGCACTGCACCAGGGAATGCCCTGCCGCGTTGGGCTGATCTTTCGGCCTTGTGGGGTCCAAGTTCGCGCGACTCAAGGTCCAAGTGAAGGATAAATTGAAAGTGGGTTTGATGGATAAATACTGTTAGGGTGTGGGAATGGAGGTAATGCATGCCCAGTGAAGAAGAGTTGTTCCAGGCGGTGGATGAACTGCTGGCAGGAGAGCCGCAGTTGCCGCCCCCGGCGGAGCGCGGCCGACTACGTGAGGCCGCCGGCGTCACCCAGGCCCGCCTGGCCAAAGCACTGCAGAAGACGACGCAGACGGTGAAAAACTGGGAGAACGGACGCTCAGAGCCGCGACCACCGCAACTACAGGCAT
It contains:
- a CDS encoding restriction endonuclease gives rise to the protein MGTHGQRGRLVIQAKHTTVAGKVRSSVMYQVKGTAGPVHRAETAVVVTNGSLTRDAQAWGNRHHVHWIDRDRLRTWAERGTPLHDLLRRPQRHHQGRTAGHAA